AGCCTTGTCGCCGCGTTGTATTTCGTCCTGTGCTGGCCGCTTTCAAAATTGGCCTCCAACATGGAGCACAAATTCAATCAAGCCACGACACGTTAACCCTTCATGCGAGACAAACGCCTGAAGCCCAAAAGGAAAGAGTCATACAAATGAAACTTTTGAATATTCTAAAAACCATGTTGGGCGCCGCTGTCCTGAGCAGCGCTTTAACCCAGCCAGCTGCGGCGGCTGAACTTGCCAACATCAAAGATGCAGGCGTGATCAACATTGGCGTTCTGATCGACTTCCCACCTTACGGCATCATGAATGAAAATAATGAACCCGACGGCTATGATGCGACGGTCGCAAAGATGTTCGCGGACGATATCGGTGTAGAACTTAACTTAATTCCGGTCACCGGCCCGAACCGGATCCCTTACCTGCTGAGCGGGCAGGTGGATGTTCTGGTATCGTCACTTGCAATCACGCCAGCACGCGCCGAACAGGTGGATTTCTCAAACCCCTACGCTGCTATCCGCATTGGTATCATGGCAGAGGCCGACCTAGATATCTCGTCGGCGGATGATCTTGACGGGGTCAGCGTTGCCGTTGCCCGCGCCAGTGGTCAGGACGCAACGATCACCGAAATCGCGCCGGAAGGGACAGTTATCCGACGGTTCGATGATGACGTCAGCGCGGTCCAAGCCCTGCTGTCGGGTCAGGTACAGGCGATTGGCGCCTCTAATACGGTGATGGCGCAAATCCGCCATGTCGCCCCGGGTCAGTTCGATGAAAAATTCACCCTGAACCAATTCCGACTGGCAATCGCGGTCACACCCGACGCGCCAGAACTTCTTGCCTACGCAAATGCCTTCCTCGCACGTGTCACCGAGTCGGGTGCCTTGAACGAAGTTCACATGCAGTGGCTCGACGAACCGCTTCCAGACTTCACTGAATAATTAGAAAAAGGAAAGCAATCCAATGTCCTCCCAGCCCGTTCCAACTGTGCAATTGGCACCAGAACTCGCAATCGAAATGACCCAAATCGAAAAATGGTATGGCGCATTTCAGGTCCTTCACGGTGTTGATCTGACAGTTGCGGCGGGTGAACGCATTGTGATTTGCGGCCCTTCCGGATCCGGAAAGTCGACCCTCATCCGCTGTATCAACCAGCTTGAGGCGATTCAAAAGGGATCCATTAAGGTGAACGGCACCGTTTTGGATAAAAACGCCAAGACGGTGCCGCTCGACATAGGTATGGTGTTCCAGCAGTTCAACCTGTTTCCGCATATGACGGTTCTGGAGAACTGCGTCCTTGGCCCCGTTAAGGCCCTAAAAGTGAGCAAGGAAGAGGCAACGCAGACGGCGCGGGAATACCTCAAGCGGGTTCGCATTCCCGAACAAGCCGACAAATATCCTGCCCAACTGTCCGGTGGGCAGCAGCAACGCGTCGCCATCGCGCGGGCGCTGTGCATGAGGCCGCGCATTATGTTGTTCGACGAGCCAACATCGGCGCTGGATCCCGAGATGGTGAAGGAAGTCTTGGATACGATGATCGACCTCGCGCAGGATGGGATGACCATGATCTGCGTGACACACGAAATGGGGTTCGCGCGGGCCGTCGCGGATCGCGTTATTTTCATGGACCACGGCCAGATCGTCGAAGAGAATTCGCCGGAGCTGTTCTTTGGCAATCCGCAACATGAGCGGACAAAGAATTTCCTTGGCCAGATAGCTTAATACAGGACCTGCACGAACTCCTGCCCCACCTCACCTGATTGATAATGAAGGACCTATCGAATGATTGATTTCTACACTTGGCCCACGCCTAATTGCCGCAAGGTTTCAATCCTTCTGGAAGAGCTCGGATTGCCCTATGAGGTGCATCCTGTCGACATCAACGACGGCGCACAGCACGCACTGGACTTTCTCGCGATCAGCCCCAACAATAAAGTTCCGGCGATTGTGGATCGCGACACTGGTATCGCCTTGTTCGAATCCGGAGCAATCCTGCTATATCTTGCCGAGAAACACGGGAAATTTCTGCCCAAAGAACCGCAAGCCAAGGCTGAAGTGACGCAATGGCTGATGTGGCAAATGGGGGGCCTTGGGCCAATGGCCGGGCAAGCGCATCATTTCCTGAAGAACAACCCCGGCAAGGCACCCTATGCCGAAGATCGCTTCAAGACAGAAGTCGCACGGCTCTATAGAGTTCTTAATCAACAACTTGACGGGCGTGAGTACATTTGCGGTGATTATTCTATCGCCGATATGGCCAGCTGGCCGTGGGTGTCGCGCCACGAGTGGCACCAGATTGATTTGGCCGACTACCCGAACGTACGCGCCTGGTATCGTCGTCTTCGATTGCGCGATGCGGTTCAAAACGGCTACCATGTGCCGGTCTTCGCCAATGAAATTCCAACAGGTTAAACGCCTCGATACTTGATTCACCTGATACAAAAGATTGGACGAAATTATGATTAAGGTTCTCGGACGCGCCAACTCCGTTAATGTACAAAAGGTTATGTGGTGCGCCGCAGAGCTTGATGTCGATGTGGAGAGGGTCGACATTGGTGGGGCGTTCGGAGGAAATAATACCTACGAATTTCGCGCCCTGAACCCGAACGGAAGTGTTCCCGTCCTCATTGATGGCGACTTTGTACTTTGGGAATCCAATGCCATTGTGCGTTATCTGTGTGACCACTACGGGACCGGCGAATGGAAGTTCTCGTCAGCGCAGGAAGTAGCCTTGGCTGGTCAGTGGATGGACTGGTATCTCACGACGATGCATGCGCCAATGACGGTCTTGTTCTGGCAACTTATTCGGACCGAAGCTGGCGTGCGCAACGCGGCGCAGATTAATACGGCAATCGCAGAAGCCACAAAGCATTGGGCAATCTTGGATCAACACCTCGCCGCCTGCGATTTTATCATGGGCGACGAACCGAGCATGGCCGACATTCCGCTTGGGAGTTCAGCATATCGCTGGCATTCGATGGGCTTTGAGCGACCCGATTTGCCAAATGTTAAGGCGTGGTGGGACAGACTGGTGGAACGCGGTGCATATTGCGATAACGTGATGATCCCGTTAACTTGAACGTCACCCGCGCCACTTTCATCCGGGCTACGTCCGGGTGGGCGTTACGATGGAGCACTTGGCGTCGTGGCGGCTCTCGTTGCAATCGCCGCTTTGAAAGCTGAGTTTGGTTCACCTCGAAAGCCACTGGAATTCGTGTCGTTTTGCGAAGAAGAAGGCAGCCGGTTTCCAACCGCTGGGTTTTGGGGATCGCGGGCAATCGTCGGACGAGTGACGCCGCAAGATTGCGACACCGTTTTAGAAGCGACAGGCGATAGTATTGGCAGCACCATGGCTGCAATCGGCTTTAATCCGGCGCGTATCGATGAGGCTGCGCGCAATGATATCGAGGCTTTTGTCGAACTCCATATCGAGCAAGGCCCCATCCTAGAGGATGCGAATTTGCCAGTGGCAATTGTGGATGCAATTACTCACATTCGACAAACTAAGGTCACGCTGACAGGGCAGTCCAATCATGCCGGTGCTTTTCCCATGGATATACGCTACGATCCTATGGCGGGGTTCGCTGAAGTCGTCACATCGGTGATCGATCACGCTCATACTCTTGGGCGCCCCGCGGTCACGACCATCGGGCAATGCATACCTGGCCCGAATAGTGCCGCGATCATTCCACGTTCGGTGACATTTACCATTGATGCCCGTCATCCGGATCCAGAAGCGGCTGCCCTTCTCTATCAGACGCACGATAGAATGTTGTCTGAGATTGCGACGAGACGAGGCCTAACTTTGGAGACGCAAATCCTAATTGATCATCCCGCGTGCCCAAGCGATCCAGACCTTCTTTCCGCGCTTGGTCGGGCAGCAGACTCCGCCGGTGTTGCAACCATGCACATGGCTAGCGGGGCAGGTCACGATGCGCAACAAATGGCTAAAATCTGTCCGATTGCAATGATCTTCGTGCGTAGCAAAGACGGGCGTAGCCACACGCCGGAAGAGTTTTCGACCATAGAAGACATCGTGGCGGGCATCAAAGTTCTCGCTGGTGCCTTATACGAGCTCGCCTATTAAGCGAAGCGTGGGAAAAGAAACCAGCTCTGTAGGGCGGGCATTTTTAGTGGTCTATCCGAAAGATATTCCACTTCGCCTGCCAGACATCCTGCGGCACCATTAGCAGCTGGTTTTGAATCCATTGACCTGCTTGACCAAGAACTTGCTGCTCGGTCCAAACAAGGTCTAAGCCATCCAAGGCATCGCTTTGCTGGAAAGCGTATTCCATTTGGACCAATCCGTCCGATGCCACCAAGCTCCTGACTGCCGACAGCGGAAGTTCTGCCCAACCTAAACCGTGCAACACCAGATCGAGGATCATCCCCGAACTTTCCGCATACCAAATCGAGGCGCTTTTGACCTCTCTGACGTGCCCCGGCACACTCCGTGAACGGCTTTTCAGAACCAATTGTCGATGCTGCCGAAAATCTCGGTGGGTGACGCTATCAATCTTTGCCAAGGGATGGGATTTACTGCAGATTGGGATCAGAGCTGAATGCCCTACGCCACGAAATTGAAAACCGGTCGGATAGCTTTCCTGTTCGGTCATAAGGCCTAGAACAGCGCGCCCTTCCTTGAGCGAAGTAGCGGTGTCGTTGGGGCCCGTCGTCAGAATTTCTAGCGTCACATGTGGGAATTCATGCGAGAACGCTGCCAGAAGATCCATGACTGGAGCCAGATTGATGCTTTGTTCAACAGCGATGCAAAGATTGTCTTCGATCCCCTCTGACATTGACGAAGCTTTGGCCGCGAACTCGTGGTTTCCGAGCAGGATATGCATCATGGCAGCCAATACTGTTCGCATGATTGTCAGAAGATCCTGCGTCAGCACGGGTTCCAAGCGTCCCCCTCTCATGCATGTAATCATTCACTGCTGGGGCTGTTCATGAGCGGCAAAGGAAATTGCTACGACTGTGAGTATAGTATTGCGGCTTGATGGTCTGACCCATGCTACGATTGAGATGGCGATCTTCAAATAGATCAACGGCTTTTACAATCCACGACAGCGGCACTCAGCATTGGCTGGAGAGGCCCTGTCGCTTTCGAGCGAAAGGCAACTTAAATGAGTTGAGAGCCCCGAACGTATGCGCGACAAGGCCGAACAATAGAGCGCAGCGAAAACCGCCGCGCTCTATGTCAATTGAGGGTTCAAAAGGCTTGCTACTCGGCAGTCATTTTAATTGTCTCATCGAGAAAATCGTTGGTGTAAACCGTTTCTATGTCAAACGGTTCTTTGAGGTCAAAATAAGTCTCAACCATACTGTAATCGGCGGCCATCCGTTCCGGACTAAAGGCTCCGAGGGCAACTGTCTGCGTTGTCTCATCACGCATCAGTTCTTTAATTCGGCTCCATTGATTTTTTTGGTTTTCGGCATCCAAACCAGACACGTCGGACATCAACGCATCCAAACACGGTTGGAAATCGGCGACGCAGGCTGCAAAGGCCTTTTGGCTTACAGCCGCGAATTTCCCAACGGTATCGCGGTGCTCTGCTAGGAATGTTTCATTGACGATGATCGAATTGCCATAGGGGTTCACGCCAATGTCGCGCCAAGCGACAAACCCAAGGTCGTCGCCAAATTCGCGCACTTTTAGATCATGCTCGTTGTAGAAATCGCTGGTCACGTCAATCGCGCCGCTCTTTAGAGAGGCCAACTTTGCCTGTGGTGAAACATTTACGAATTTAACAGAGTCAGGTTCGATACCAACGGTTTTTGCAAACAGGGGCCACATGATACGTGACGCATCCGCAGGTGGATTCCCGATAGAGCGGCCAGAAAAGTCCTTGGGTGTTTCAATTCCACTACTTTTGAGCCAATAAAAACCTTGGGGTGTGTTGGCATAGACGGTCATCACTGCAGTGGCGTTGGCTCCTTCGCCACGTGCAAGTAGGACCGTTGCAAGATCTGCCACGCCTATTTCTGCAATGCCCGCAGCAACGCGCTGAACAGCGGCACCTGATCCACGTCCGGCTTCAATTTCCAAATCAATGCCTTCCGCCTCATACCAGCCTTGCTGTTTTGCATAGAAATAGGGCGCATGATCGGCGGTCGGTACCCAATTTAGTACCATGCTGATGTCTTCGGCTTGCGCAGCAAGCGGAGAAAGAAGTGCTGAAAGCGCAGTCGAAAGAACGAGATAATTTCTAGACATCTTTGGTTAACTCCTAGATTATAAATAGAAAAATGGAACCCGACAGGTGATAGTGTCGCGTACCCAGACGATCTTGGTGGTCAACAATAGGCATGGATGCTATTATTGATCAACAACCAATCAACTAGTTGGTTACATAAAGGGTGTGGCGAGGACGTGTGATGGAAAAACCTATGATTGTTAATAACAGCGCGAAAGCCGAAGGCTCGACTCCTAAAAGGCGTCCGCAAAAACGGGATACTGCCGCAAGTCGAAAGGCACTTCTCGACGCGGCGGTCACTGAATTTTCCGAATTCGGCTTTGAAGGGGGGCGCGTTGATCGTATCGCGCGCCTTGCGGGCGTTAATAAACAATTGGTTTATCATCACTTCGGCAGCAAAGCCGATCTCTACCGCGCCACGCTGGAAGAGGTCTATCGCGAGATTCGTGCGCGCGAACAGCAGCTTCATCTTGAAGAGCATGAGCCAGAGGCCGCCATGCGGGTTCTCGTCGAGTTCTCGTTTGATTATCTTGCAGAACACCCTGAGTTCGTCACTTTAATCAATGATGAAAACCGGATGGAGGCGGTTCATTTGAAGAAGTCCGATAAGGTCACGGACATGCATTCTCCGCTCATCAACTTGGTCGAAGAAACGCTAGATCGTGGTGTGGCTGCAGGTGTTTTTAACAATCGATTTGACCCGATTGATCTATACCTCTCGATCGCAGGGCTTACCTATTTCTACTTTTCCAATCGCCATACAGCCTCGGTTATTTTTAATCGAGACATAACCACAGCCAAACAGATGCAGCAACGGCGCG
This Falsihalocynthiibacter arcticus DNA region includes the following protein-coding sequences:
- a CDS encoding glutathione S-transferase family protein; the protein is MIDFYTWPTPNCRKVSILLEELGLPYEVHPVDINDGAQHALDFLAISPNNKVPAIVDRDTGIALFESGAILLYLAEKHGKFLPKEPQAKAEVTQWLMWQMGGLGPMAGQAHHFLKNNPGKAPYAEDRFKTEVARLYRVLNQQLDGREYICGDYSIADMASWPWVSRHEWHQIDLADYPNVRAWYRRLRLRDAVQNGYHVPVFANEIPTG
- a CDS encoding Zn-dependent hydrolase, whose amino-acid sequence is MAALVAIAALKAEFGSPRKPLEFVSFCEEEGSRFPTAGFWGSRAIVGRVTPQDCDTVLEATGDSIGSTMAAIGFNPARIDEAARNDIEAFVELHIEQGPILEDANLPVAIVDAITHIRQTKVTLTGQSNHAGAFPMDIRYDPMAGFAEVVTSVIDHAHTLGRPAVTTIGQCIPGPNSAAIIPRSVTFTIDARHPDPEAAALLYQTHDRMLSEIATRRGLTLETQILIDHPACPSDPDLLSALGRAADSAGVATMHMASGAGHDAQQMAKICPIAMIFVRSKDGRSHTPEEFSTIEDIVAGIKVLAGALYELAY
- a CDS encoding amino acid ABC transporter ATP-binding protein, with the translated sequence MSSQPVPTVQLAPELAIEMTQIEKWYGAFQVLHGVDLTVAAGERIVICGPSGSGKSTLIRCINQLEAIQKGSIKVNGTVLDKNAKTVPLDIGMVFQQFNLFPHMTVLENCVLGPVKALKVSKEEATQTAREYLKRVRIPEQADKYPAQLSGGQQQRVAIARALCMRPRIMLFDEPTSALDPEMVKEVLDTMIDLAQDGMTMICVTHEMGFARAVADRVIFMDHGQIVEENSPELFFGNPQHERTKNFLGQIA
- a CDS encoding substrate-binding domain-containing protein, with the protein product MITCMRGGRLEPVLTQDLLTIMRTVLAAMMHILLGNHEFAAKASSMSEGIEDNLCIAVEQSINLAPVMDLLAAFSHEFPHVTLEILTTGPNDTATSLKEGRAVLGLMTEQESYPTGFQFRGVGHSALIPICSKSHPLAKIDSVTHRDFRQHRQLVLKSRSRSVPGHVREVKSASIWYAESSGMILDLVLHGLGWAELPLSAVRSLVASDGLVQMEYAFQQSDALDGLDLVWTEQQVLGQAGQWIQNQLLMVPQDVWQAKWNIFRIDH
- a CDS encoding TetR/AcrR family transcriptional regulator, encoding MEKPMIVNNSAKAEGSTPKRRPQKRDTAASRKALLDAAVTEFSEFGFEGGRVDRIARLAGVNKQLVYHHFGSKADLYRATLEEVYREIRAREQQLHLEEHEPEAAMRVLVEFSFDYLAEHPEFVTLINDENRMEAVHLKKSDKVTDMHSPLINLVEETLDRGVAAGVFNNRFDPIDLYLSIAGLTYFYFSNRHTASVIFNRDITTAKQMQQRRAHIVDFVLSSLRHK
- a CDS encoding glutathione S-transferase family protein, which gives rise to MIKVLGRANSVNVQKVMWCAAELDVDVERVDIGGAFGGNNTYEFRALNPNGSVPVLIDGDFVLWESNAIVRYLCDHYGTGEWKFSSAQEVALAGQWMDWYLTTMHAPMTVLFWQLIRTEAGVRNAAQINTAIAEATKHWAILDQHLAACDFIMGDEPSMADIPLGSSAYRWHSMGFERPDLPNVKAWWDRLVERGAYCDNVMIPLT
- a CDS encoding transporter substrate-binding domain-containing protein, with the translated sequence MKLLNILKTMLGAAVLSSALTQPAAAAELANIKDAGVINIGVLIDFPPYGIMNENNEPDGYDATVAKMFADDIGVELNLIPVTGPNRIPYLLSGQVDVLVSSLAITPARAEQVDFSNPYAAIRIGIMAEADLDISSADDLDGVSVAVARASGQDATITEIAPEGTVIRRFDDDVSAVQALLSGQVQAIGASNTVMAQIRHVAPGQFDEKFTLNQFRLAIAVTPDAPELLAYANAFLARVTESGALNEVHMQWLDEPLPDFTE
- a CDS encoding ABC transporter substrate-binding protein yields the protein MSRNYLVLSTALSALLSPLAAQAEDISMVLNWVPTADHAPYFYAKQQGWYEAEGIDLEIEAGRGSGAAVQRVAAGIAEIGVADLATVLLARGEGANATAVMTVYANTPQGFYWLKSSGIETPKDFSGRSIGNPPADASRIMWPLFAKTVGIEPDSVKFVNVSPQAKLASLKSGAIDVTSDFYNEHDLKVREFGDDLGFVAWRDIGVNPYGNSIIVNETFLAEHRDTVGKFAAVSQKAFAACVADFQPCLDALMSDVSGLDAENQKNQWSRIKELMRDETTQTVALGAFSPERMAADYSMVETYFDLKEPFDIETVYTNDFLDETIKMTAE